The Nicotiana tomentosiformis chromosome 2, ASM39032v3, whole genome shotgun sequence genome includes the window ATTTCTCACGAAGAAATATAATACTAATGAACAAGTGCTAATAAAAGAGATGAATTTATTATTTAGCTCTTAAGTAGTAAAATATTACAATCTTTTCGAAATGGAGCTACAAAAAGAAACAAGTAGTACTTATTTTGTTGGCAGAGAATTTTATTCCTATAATGAAGAGGGAGGGTAAGTATGTGACATAAGCATTTCAAGAATCTTTATTGTTGGTACACTAAAATACTTAAACAATTTAATCCCATCTGAACAAACTGGTTTATCAGTAATATTATTGTAATTAGAGACACAAGATTCACATTCTTGAGCTCCAGTAAGAGAATCAATAAGATCATCTCTCCCATCATAATATTCTCCAACTTGTTGAATTTCACCAAAAGCAATTGACATTGAGTGAATAGCATCACTATAGTACGAAAGACATTCGTTCAAAGCTGATTTTAGATCAATATTTTGGGTGTCGTTAACTCTTTTGGATATGTAGTCATGGATTTTGCTGGCGTTTTTTAGTCCCAAATCAATGATTTCTAGTGTTAAGTTTTCACCATTTGGAGCTGAAATAACTTTAGGGCTGGACCTTAGAATATTCAAACATAAGGTGTAATTCCAATCTCGTATATCTTTAGTTGTAAAGCATGCCGTTTCTAATATATCTGAAGATGATGGACTCAACGTTTCTGCATTGGCTTGTGAATTCAAAAGAAAGAGAGATGGAATATAGAGAGCAATAAGAAGTAGTAAAACATTGTTTGAACAAGTCATTGTtggtaaaagaaaaaaaaatcaagaatgCATTATGTGTTATTGCTTGATATC containing:
- the LOC138904469 gene encoding pectinesterase inhibitor 12-like, with the translated sequence MTCSNNVLLLLIALYIPSLFLLNSQANAETLSPSSSDILETACFTTKDIRDWNYTLCLNILRSSPKVISAPNGENLTLEIIDLGLKNASKIHDYISKRVNDTQNIDLKSALNECLSYYSDAIHSMSIAFGEIQQVGEYYDGRDDLIDSLTGAQECESCVSNYNNITDKPVCSDGIKLFKYFSVPTIKILEMLMSHTYPPSSL